From a region of the Dictyostelium discoideum AX4 chromosome 2 chromosome, whole genome shotgun sequence genome:
- the cotB gene encoding spore coat protein SP70 — MRILKLAALSCLLFIAPSLSINCDGLSKDQCEQNFPQCQILTAKSCCGESKSYCAERDSNDCLASKISCKKDPQGNIYEFWSSCTPSSGFTDFIPSNATCSSLNCNAQQMSCKYVQQACHETSCCPDIPQCQIPATGGGPATGSATGQGTSGGTPGSCDKVNCPNGYICTIVNQLAVCVSPSSSSSSSSSTTGSHTTTGGSTTGSHTTTGGSTTGSHTTTGGSTTGSHTTTGGSTTGSHTTTGGSTTGPTCGNVNCPRGYHCEVRGSQAVCVADEFDSCANVDCGSGYHCKNGECIRDKVECDACDQINCPKGHHCISQPKGGWIGSHKKRHWQLHPEHCGGRPNKIKVICVPSPKGTCKTVQCPKGYKCKLYADGPTCVKIEKPKCLTCKDMHCESNGLLCVLTPQKKTDEECCPIIPICINPSTIAASTIATTTASTRHSTASTIASLVTGTTSGGGGMGSFGGRSDEESSDPNAILGLFEDDIFWGDNDEYFSDNYRYVDEEDIDEDFNGNDEFEIDVEGDFQEDDFEEEYAFY, encoded by the exons ATGagaatattaaaattggCAGCACTTAGTTGCTTATTATTTATAGCACCATCACTTTCAATTA attGCGATGGTTTATCAAAAGATCAATGTGAACAAAACTTTCCTCAATGTCAAATTTTAACTGCAAAGAGTTGTTGTGGTGAAAGTAAATCATATTGTGCTGAAAGAGATAGTAACGATTGTCTTGCTAGTAAAATTTCATGTAAAAAGGATCCTCAAGGTAATATTTATGAATTTTGGAGTAGTTGTACACCAAGTAGTGGTTTCACAGATTTTATTCCATCCAATGCAACATGttcatcattaaattgtAATGCTCAACAAATGAGTTGCAAATATGTTCAACAAGCATGTCATGAAACATCATGTTGTCCTGATATTCCTCAATGTCAAATTCCTGCAACTGGCGGTGGCCCAGCTACTGGAAGTGCAACTGGTCAAGGCACATCAGGTGGTACACCAGGTTCTTGTGATAAAGTTAATTGTCCAAATGGTTACATTTGTACAATAGTAAATCAATTAGCAGTATGTGTTTCTCCATCATCCTCTTCGTCAAGTTCTTCATCAACCACTGGCTCACATACTACCACTGGTGGTTCAACCACTGGCTCACATACTACTACTGGTGGTTCAACCACTGGCTCACATACTACTACTGGTGGTTCAACCACTGGCTCACATACTACTACTGGTGGTTCAACCACTGGCTCACATACTACTACTGGTGGTTCAACTACTGGTCCAACATGTGGTAATGTTAACTGCCCAAGAGGTTACCATTGTGAAGTTAGAGGTTCCCAAGCTGTTTGTGTTGCCGATGAATTTGACTCATGTGCCAATGTTGATTGTGGTTCAGGTTACCATTGTAAGAATGGTGAATGTATTCGTGATAAAGTAGAATGCGATGCATGTGATCAAATTAACTGCCCAAAGGGTCATCATTGTATATCTCAACCAAAAGGTGGCTGGATTGGTTCCCATAAGAAACGTCACTGGCAATTACACCCAGAACATTGTGGCGGACGTCCAAATAAGATTAAAGTCATCTGTGTTCCATCACCAAAAGGTACTTGCAAGACTGTTCAATGTCCAAAAGGTTACAAATGCAAACTCTATGCTGATGGTCCAACATGTGTAAAGATTGAAAAACCAAAATGTCTCACTTGTAAAGATATGCATTGTGAGTCAAATGGATTACTCTGTGTCTTGACTCCACAAAAGAAGACTGATGAAGAATGTTGTCCAATTATTCCAATCTGTATCAATCCATCAACTATTGCCGCATCCACTATTGCCACTACAACTGCATCAACTCGTCACTCAACTGCCTCAACAATTGCCTCATTAGTCACTGGTACCacaagtggtggtggtggtatggGTTCATTTGGTGGTCGATCCGATGAAGAATCAAGTGATCCAAATGCTATACTTGGTCTCTTTGAAGACGATATTTTCTGgggtgataatgatgaatacTTTAGTGATAACTACCGTTAtgttgatgaagaagatattgatgaagatttcaatggtaatgatgaatttgaaattgatgttGAAGGTGATTTCCAAGAAGATGATTTCGAAGAAGAATATgcattttattaa
- the canA gene encoding CaM-dependent protein phosphatase, catalytic subunit, which translates to MSTNNNKAPTSQSSDKSATTESKLNDNENTETETKTDENNEEKPKMTLKPPQPKIENKVSTIDRVVPSVKYPKSLPLPHDVLFNEDKTINLPKLQEHFFAEGRLNHDDVIEIVKMAAEILEKEPTLIQVEAPITVCGDTHGQFYDLIKIFENDIGGNPANTNYLFLGDYVDRGYFSMEVIIYLYACKINYPNTFFLLRGNHECRHLTEYFTFKEECLHKYSEEVYDFITESFNALPLAALMNGKFLCIHGGLSPDIKTLDDIANIDRFKEPPSSGPMCDLLWSDPMEEFSPEIREHFVPNDVRGCSYLYSYRAVCSFLQKNKLLSVIRAHEAQNAGYKMHLQNDATGFPSVITLFSAPNYLDAYNNKGAVLRYENNVMNIRQFTCSPHPYWLPNFMDVFTWSMPFVSEKVAEMLLVLLNLCNDEEAEKNENAQTVKDTSEEEKRRQMLRAKVKSVSKMMRMFSLLRQERETIMMIKSFSPSRKIPQGLLTEGKDALKKALGDFAQARKMDLINEKRPPILDRVNSRGELLRMNSRGELFRINSKGDLFRSNSYADLKPPQGPQETIKITECHEQNITTNNINPNSITTNENNSNEQLQQQQQQQQQQQPPTTTSTTTQTEVAK; encoded by the exons atgagtactaataataataaagcaCCAACATCACAATCAAGTGATAAAAGTGCGACAACAGAATCAAAgttaaatgataatgaaaatacagAAACAGAAACCAAAACAGATGAAAACAATGAAGAAAAACCAAAGATGACATTgaaaccaccacaaccaaaaattgaaaataaggTATCAACCATTGATAGAGTTGTACCAAGTGTAAAATATCCAAAATCTTTACCTCTTCCACATGATGTTTTATTCAATGAagataaaactataaatttaCCAAAGTTACAAGAACATTTCTTTGCAGAAGGTAGATTAAATCATGACGATGTTATTGAAATCGTTAAAATGGCAGctgaaattttagaaaaagaacCAACTTTAATTCAAGTTGAAGCACCAATTACAg taTGTGGTGATACTCATGGTCAATtttatgatttaattaaaatatttgaaaatgatattggTGGTAACCCAGCAAAtacaaattatttgtttttaggTGATTATGTTGACAGAGGTTATTTTTCAATGGAAGTCATCATTTATCTCTATGcttgtaaaattaattatccAAATACTTTCTTCCTCTTGAGAGGTAATCACGAATGTAGACATTTAACAGAATATTTCACTTTTAAAGAAGAAT gttTACATAAATATTCAGAAGAAGTTTATGATTTCATTACAGAATCATTCAATGCATTACCATTAGCAGCTTTAATGAATGGTAAATTCCTTTGTATTCATGGTGGTTTATCACCTGATATTAAAACT ttaGATGATATTGCAAATATTGATAGATTTAAAGAACCACCATCATCAGGACCAATGTGTGATTTATTATGGTCAGACCCAATGGAAGAGTTTTCACCAGAGATTAGAGAACATTTTGTACCAAATGATGTTAGAGGTTGTTCATATTTATATAGTTATAGAGCAGTTTGTTCATTCCTTCAAAAGAATAAGTTATTATCAGTGATTAGAGCACATGAAGCACAGAATGCAGGTTATAAAATGCATTTACAAAATGATGCAACCGGATTCCCATCAGTGATAACATTATTCTCTGCACCAAATTATTTGGACGCCTACAACAACAAGGGTGCAGTATTACGTTATGAAAACAATGTTATGAACATTCGTCAATTCACCTGTTCACCTCATCCTTATTGGTTACCAAATTTCATGGATGTTTTCACTTGGTCAATGCCATTCGTTTCAGAGAAAGTAGCAGAGATGTTATTGGTTCTCTTGAATCTTTGCAATGATGAAGAGGCtgaaaagaatgaaaatgCTCAAACCGTTAAAGACACCTCTGAAGAGGAGAAAAGAAGACAAATGCTTCGTGCCAAAGTTAAATCTGTTAGTAAAATGATGAGAATGTTCTCTTTGTTAAGACAAGAGCGTGAAACCATCATGATGATCAAATCATTCTCTCCCTCTAGAAAGATTCCTCAAGGTTTATTAACCGAGGGTAAAGACGCCTTGAAAAAGGCTTTAGGTGACTTTGCTCAAGCTCGTAAAATGGATCTAATCAATGAAAAACGTCCACCAATCTTGGATAGAGTAAACTCTCGTGGTGAATTGCTAAGAATGAATAGTCGTGGTGaattatttagaattaaCTCTAAAGGTGATCTTTTCCGTAGTAATAGTTATGCTGATTTAAAACCACCACAAGGTCCACAAGAAACTATTAAAATCACTGAATGTCATGAACAAAACATCActactaataatattaatccaaattcaataactacaaatgaaaataattcaaatgaacaattacaacaacaacaacaacagcaacaacaacaacaaccaccaactactacttcaacaacaacccaAACTGAAGTtgctaaataa